A DNA window from Sediminitomix flava contains the following coding sequences:
- a CDS encoding AraC family transcriptional regulator produces the protein MSEKKEVLELPIGLFSEHRDIYEKTFQTKIDKHRNFLKFEFGSGKGIIYELNLSEGIDVVIYSFNKKEELPFKLNHGSTNDKVKFNVFLPKENNEGYFHHGIEFSSGISLWIGHNDFTSGIAPKGKSSWLTFFVSNTIMESYDFPLSLKKWINHNKKEEYLMLVESLPLEIELLTKKIQAQLQEDDKWLELEMKGLALQVLSLTIKSFYARIIKNSDVKYQLINTNDYKALLKAKQLIDQSENHFPLVYNLAKAVNLSLRKLQRQFKQVFGMTVTDYIQKKRMENAIEMLSNGKSSITDIAMKLGFASVGHFSSTFKKYFQLTPRAYQQKLRLDK, from the coding sequence ATGAGCGAAAAGAAAGAGGTTTTAGAACTCCCTATAGGTTTATTTAGCGAACACAGGGACATTTATGAAAAAACATTTCAGACGAAAATTGATAAACATCGAAACTTCCTAAAGTTTGAATTTGGGTCTGGGAAGGGAATTATATACGAACTCAATCTATCTGAAGGAATAGATGTTGTTATTTATTCTTTCAATAAAAAAGAGGAACTTCCTTTCAAACTCAATCATGGCAGTACCAATGACAAAGTAAAATTCAATGTTTTCCTCCCCAAAGAAAATAACGAAGGATACTTTCACCATGGAATAGAATTCTCATCAGGTATTTCTTTATGGATTGGCCATAATGACTTCACCTCTGGCATTGCTCCTAAAGGTAAATCTTCATGGCTGACATTTTTTGTATCTAATACCATAATGGAATCTTATGATTTCCCTCTTTCATTAAAAAAATGGATAAACCACAATAAAAAAGAAGAATACTTAATGCTCGTTGAATCTCTTCCTCTAGAAATTGAACTACTCACCAAAAAAATTCAAGCCCAGCTCCAAGAAGACGACAAGTGGCTTGAACTGGAAATGAAAGGTCTAGCCTTACAAGTTTTATCCCTCACAATAAAATCATTCTATGCTAGAATTATTAAAAATTCAGATGTTAAATACCAACTTATTAATACTAACGATTACAAAGCTTTGCTGAAAGCTAAACAGCTCATAGATCAAAGTGAAAACCATTTTCCATTAGTCTATAATTTAGCGAAGGCGGTTAACTTAAGCTTACGAAAACTTCAACGACAGTTTAAACAAGTATTTGGGATGACTGTGACTGACTATATTCAGAAAAAAAGAATGGAAAATGCAATCGAAATGCTATCCAATGGGAAAAGCTCAATCACAGACATTGCTATGAAACTAGGTTTTGCGAGTGTTGGACATTTTTCATCTACTTTTAAAAAATATTTCCAACTCACCCCCAGAGCGTACCAACAAAAATTAAGACTTGATAAGTAA
- the dcd gene encoding dCTP deaminase, protein MILSDSQILEEIKKGNILIEPFDENCLGTNSYDVHLGRYLAVYENEVLDARSHNQIKTFEIPDEGFVMQPNKLYLGVTKEYTETLYHVPVLEGKSSVGRLGINASAGKGDVGYCNTWTLEISVSQPVRIYKGMPIGQMIYFNVEGEIRNYYHLKENAKYSSPSVKPVESMLWKNKF, encoded by the coding sequence ATGATTTTATCCGATTCTCAAATATTGGAAGAAATCAAGAAGGGAAACATACTCATTGAACCTTTCGATGAGAATTGTTTAGGCACTAATTCCTATGATGTTCATCTGGGAAGATACTTGGCCGTATATGAAAATGAAGTTTTGGATGCACGTAGTCATAATCAAATCAAGACTTTTGAGATTCCTGATGAAGGCTTCGTAATGCAACCTAACAAATTGTACCTTGGTGTAACTAAGGAGTATACGGAAACACTTTATCATGTCCCTGTTTTAGAGGGAAAATCAAGTGTAGGCAGACTTGGAATAAATGCGAGTGCAGGTAAAGGAGATGTTGGCTATTGTAACACTTGGACATTAGAAATCTCTGTATCACAGCCTGTTCGTATCTACAAAGGAATGCCAATCGGTCAAATGATTTACTTCAATGTAGAAGGAGAAATCAGAAACTATTACCATCTAAAAGAAAATGCAAAATATAGTTCACCGAGTGTAAAACCAGTTGAATCTATGCTTTGGAAAAATAAATTTTAG
- the ribD gene encoding bifunctional diaminohydroxyphosphoribosylaminopyrimidine deaminase/5-amino-6-(5-phosphoribosylamino)uracil reductase RibD, which produces MQTKESFMNRALELALLGFGKVSPNPIVGCVIVKDGKIIGEGYHKVYGGPHAEVNAVNSVINKEDIKGSDVYVTLEPCSHYGKTPPCADLLVKHLPKKVIVCNLDPNPLVAGRGMKKLEDAGIETEVGVLEDKGLEINRRFFTFMQEKRPYIILKWAQTADGYVARKNFDSKWISNSFSRKMVHKWRAEEDSIMVGRNTAQYDNPSLNVRDWQGKDPVRVVIDSELKLSKDLNLFDQTIPTLCYNLKQDLEDGLVTYIKVEKENYLSAIFTDLFERKLQSIIIEGGSYLLQKCIDENFWDEARVFMAKTTFGDGIKAPSLKNAKFISENELQGDKLQVLRNI; this is translated from the coding sequence ATGCAAACAAAAGAATCTTTTATGAACAGGGCGTTAGAACTAGCGCTTCTAGGTTTTGGCAAAGTAAGTCCTAACCCAATAGTTGGATGTGTTATTGTTAAAGATGGAAAAATCATAGGAGAAGGTTACCACAAAGTATACGGTGGTCCTCATGCAGAAGTAAATGCGGTAAACAGTGTAATCAACAAAGAAGACATCAAAGGATCTGATGTTTACGTCACCTTAGAACCTTGTAGCCACTACGGTAAAACACCTCCCTGTGCAGATTTATTAGTTAAACACCTTCCTAAAAAAGTTATTGTCTGTAACCTTGACCCCAATCCTTTAGTAGCTGGAAGGGGAATGAAAAAGTTAGAAGACGCAGGGATAGAGACAGAAGTAGGTGTTCTTGAAGATAAAGGTCTAGAAATTAATCGCCGCTTTTTTACATTCATGCAAGAAAAGCGACCTTATATTATTCTAAAATGGGCACAAACAGCTGATGGCTATGTGGCTAGAAAAAACTTTGATTCTAAGTGGATCAGTAATTCTTTTTCTAGAAAAATGGTGCACAAATGGCGTGCAGAAGAAGACAGTATAATGGTCGGGAGAAATACAGCTCAATACGACAACCCTAGTCTTAATGTACGAGACTGGCAAGGTAAAGACCCTGTTCGGGTAGTAATAGACTCAGAGCTGAAACTGAGCAAAGACCTTAACTTATTCGATCAAACAATACCTACCCTATGTTATAACTTAAAGCAAGATCTAGAAGATGGCCTTGTTACTTATATAAAAGTTGAGAAAGAAAATTACTTGTCAGCTATTTTTACTGATTTATTTGAGCGAAAGCTTCAATCCATCATTATTGAAGGTGGAAGTTATCTACTACAGAAATGTATAGATGAAAATTTCTGGGATGAAGCTCGAGTGTTTATGGCAAAGACAACTTTTGGAGATGGTATAAAAGCTCCAAGCTTAAAAAACGCTAAATTCATTTCAGAAAATGAACTACAAGGAGACAAACTACAAGTTCTTAGAAATATTTAA